In one Lycium barbarum isolate Lr01 chromosome 7, ASM1917538v2, whole genome shotgun sequence genomic region, the following are encoded:
- the LOC132603017 gene encoding uncharacterized protein LOC132603017, producing the protein MARQSGNCLRCCLVIFAVVSALCVSGPAIYWKFKKLRVKAAQSCMPCNCHCSPPLSLLEVAPGLANLTITDCGKDDPDLKEEMEKQFVDLLSEELKLQEAVDKEHVHHMNITFVEARRLANEYQKEAEKCIATTETCEVGRERAVVLYAKEKKLTSLWEKRARQAGWKGE; encoded by the exons ATGGCAAGGCAATCTGGGAATTGTTTAAGATGTTGTTTAGTGATATTTGCTGTAGTTTCTGCACTTTGTGTATCTGGCCCTGCTATTTATTGGAAATTCAAGAAACTAAGAGTAAAAGCTGCACAATCTTGTATGCCTTGTAATTGTCATTGTTCTCCTCCTCTTTCCCTTCTTGAAGTTGCTCCTG GCTTGGCCAACCTTACAATCACAG ACTGCGGGAAAGATGATCCAGATCTTAAGGAAGAGATGGAAAAACAATTTGTGGATTTATTATCCGAAGAGCTGAAATTGCAGGAGGCTGTCGATAAGGAGCACGTCCATCATATGAACATCACCTTTGTGGAGGCGAGAAGGTTAGCTAACGAGTACCAAAAGGAGGCCGAGAAATGCATTGCCACAACCGAAACTTGTGAAGTCGGGAGAGAAAGAGCTGTCGTGTTGTATGCCAAGGAAAAAAAGTTGACTTCCCTCTGGGAGAAAAGAGCGCGCCAAGCTGGTTGGAAAGGAGAATAA